A window of the Helianthus annuus cultivar XRQ/B chromosome 4, HanXRQr2.0-SUNRISE, whole genome shotgun sequence genome harbors these coding sequences:
- the LOC118491581 gene encoding gamma-gliadin-like yields MQGQMQVIPNVGGVQQQQLIPQHVRPRPHGPQMQRPIPLQQVRPPNVQQQFQRPLQNPPMPQQQLQQPNVPQGHIPRPMGVRPRDEFYTAQKTNDARKGLRSFQQQQGEMFHEAFGRLNMMIKNCPHHGIELWELMNAFHEGLCAEHARDLMSITNGTFGTNYENDD; encoded by the exons ATGCAAGGCCAAATGCAAGTGATTCCAAATGTTGGTGGagtgcaacaacaacaactcatacctcaaCATGTGAGGCCGAGGCCACATGGGCCACAAATGCAACGTCCCataccattgcaacaagttcgcCCACCGAATGTTCAACAACAATTCCAAAGGCCACTTCAAAACCCACCCATGCCACAACAACAACTTCAACAACCAAATGTACCACAAGGGCATATACCAAGACCAATGGGAGTTCGTCCAAGGG ACGAAttctataccgcccaaaagaccaatgatgctaggAAAGGGttgagaagtttccaacaacaacaaggcgaaatgttccaCGAAGCCTTCGGCCGCTTAAATATGATGATCAAAAACTGTCCGCACCATGGAATTGAGCTTTGGGAGTTGATGAACGCCTTTCATGAAGGGTTGTGTGCCGAACATGCACGAGATTTGATGTCCATCACAAATGGGACTTTTGGCACCAATTATGAGAATGATGATTGA